The sequence TGGTTGTACAAACCAGACTTGCATCTGTTGAAGGAGAAGCTACAGCTTCCTATCGGATCATGTCAGCTCGCACTCCCCCTCGAGGCAAAAGGTCAGTATGAttctcatttcttttctttaatttgCCTTTTTATTTGTCAGGTTTTTCTCAGATTAAAAGTTTAGGACTTGGCAGTTGAAAGGCTCATCAATTTCTCGCTTGTACTTCCAATTAGCATCATTGAATCTGTAGAACCTAAACATGTTCACCTTCGACTCATTGTGATAACAGAGCGGCCGCAATCTGATACTCCTCACCGAGAAGCATATGCCACCATACTCCACTCTGCCAATGTTTATGTCTGTGGTGCCATTGCAGCAGCCCAAAGCATTCGGTTAGCAGGATCAAAGAGAGACCTAGTGATCCTCGTTGATGAAACAGTCAGTGATCACCACCGAGGCGGTCTCGAAGCTGCAGGATGGAAGATCAAAACTATCACAAGGATCCGAAATCCCAAGGCCGAGCGTGACGCTTACAACGAGTGGAACTACAGCAAATTCAGGCTTTGGCAGCTCACGGAGTATGACAAGATCATATTCATCGACGCAGACCTTCTCATCCTACGAAACATTGATTTCTTGTTCACTACGCCTGAGATCACCGCCACAGGAAACAACGTGACGTTCTTCAACTCGGGCGTGATGGTTGTCGAGCCTTCCAACTGCACGTTTCAgctgttaatggatcatatcaacGAGATAGAATCCTACAATGGTGGAGACCAAGGTTACTTGAATGAAATCTTTACATGGTGGCACCGTATACCGAGGCACATGAACTTCCTGAAGCACTTCTGGTTCGGCGATGAGGAGGAGATCAAAGCGAAGAAGATTCGTTTGTTTGGCGCTGATCCTCCGCTTCTCTATGTTCTTCACTACCTGGGCCTGAAGCCATGGCTGTGTTTCCGGGACTATGACTGCAACTGGAATGTGGACATAATGCAGGAGTTCGCGAGTGATGTCGCGCATGCAACTTGGTGGAAAGTGCACGATACGATGCCGCAACACTTGCAGAGCTTCTGTCTTCTAAGATCAAAGCAGAAAGCTGGACTGGAGTGGGATCGGAGGCAGGCGGAGAAGGCAAATTATTCTGATGGCCATTGGAGACGAAACATTACCGATCCTCGTCTAAAGATATGTTTCGAAGACTTCTGCTACTGGGAGAGCATGCTATGGCACTGGGGCGATCCCAACTGGTTTGATAATGACACCACATCTAATCCCACACCAAAATCATAATCATCCATTGTTCTTGCTTTGCCAATCTCGCTGAATTCTTTTCTCCGATGGACATAAAAGTTCTTAGAACTAGGCTGTTTAAGAGCTTCACAGGATAGATGATGCTCTGCAAataatatatacgtatatatagagAGGTGAACATCTTCTTTTTGTTTACCTTGATATCATGCTTTGTCATGTTCTGTGGAGTGTTAAGCTCCGTTTTCTGCT comes from Musa acuminata AAA Group cultivar baxijiao chromosome BXJ3-3, Cavendish_Baxijiao_AAA, whole genome shotgun sequence and encodes:
- the LOC103978479 gene encoding putative UDP-glucuronate:xylan alpha-glucuronosyltransferase 3, producing the protein MRGGAGAAGAGQSEARHRSGGSPVCANKRSSCRSSDFRQADKPFNSFFPERNSSWKLHTLKLGLILIVFCTFLTFLHSPAAYHNDHSLHAGSRTRFKDVGWLWDKSKPDPRYVSHSNVDWAQIMMCVAQMDASKGNLKIGLLNFNISEINQWRQLVPNAGISVIQLDYAESKITWEVLYPEWIDEEEESEVPSCPNLPEPKFSKGLHLDLIAVKLPCSGSGSWSRDVARLHLQLAAAKVAAGSPAGRHPVHVLFVTDRFPIPNLFTCKNLVMRRGNNWLYKPDLHLLKEKLQLPIGSCQLALPLEAKERPQSDTPHREAYATILHSANVYVCGAIAAAQSIRLAGSKRDLVILVDETVSDHHRGGLEAAGWKIKTITRIRNPKAERDAYNEWNYSKFRLWQLTEYDKIIFIDADLLILRNIDFLFTTPEITATGNNVTFFNSGVMVVEPSNCTFQLLMDHINEIESYNGGDQGYLNEIFTWWHRIPRHMNFLKHFWFGDEEEIKAKKIRLFGADPPLLYVLHYLGLKPWLCFRDYDCNWNVDIMQEFASDVAHATWWKVHDTMPQHLQSFCLLRSKQKAGLEWDRRQAEKANYSDGHWRRNITDPRLKICFEDFCYWESMLWHWGDPNWFDNDTTSNPTPKS